A DNA window from Pseudarthrobacter sp. W1I19 contains the following coding sequences:
- a CDS encoding alpha/beta fold hydrolase: MTSNSSITTAKTLIVHAENDVTYAYRILGASKGEVPLVLLQHFRGNLDNWDPALVDALAREREVIVFNNTGVASSTGTIPDTVETMSDDAAAFLTALGLAKVDLFGFSLGGFIAQHLALTKPEIVRRLILAGTGPKGGPGMAHWSEDVVSHLVTPDAPGAEDILAVFYAPTGESQMAGGAALGRIFTRSEGRDIDVSTGTKDSQYYGAVLSWGRPDWDAVQALTRIQQPTLILQGDNDVMIPTAASHLMAGLIPGARIRIFPNASHGSIFQYAPEAAAETLSFLAS; encoded by the coding sequence ATGACGTCGAACTCAAGCATCACCACCGCCAAAACGCTGATCGTCCACGCAGAAAACGATGTAACCTACGCCTACCGCATCCTTGGGGCCTCCAAGGGGGAGGTTCCTCTCGTTCTCCTCCAGCACTTTCGGGGAAACCTGGATAACTGGGACCCGGCGCTTGTCGATGCCCTCGCCCGTGAGCGCGAAGTAATCGTGTTCAATAACACGGGCGTGGCCTCCAGTACCGGCACAATCCCGGACACGGTCGAGACAATGTCCGACGATGCCGCCGCGTTCCTCACCGCCCTGGGTCTTGCGAAGGTGGACCTTTTCGGGTTCTCACTCGGTGGTTTCATCGCGCAGCATCTTGCCCTCACCAAGCCTGAGATCGTGCGCCGGCTCATCCTGGCCGGCACCGGACCAAAGGGCGGCCCCGGCATGGCCCATTGGTCCGAGGATGTCGTGTCCCACCTCGTAACCCCGGACGCCCCGGGCGCCGAGGACATCCTCGCAGTCTTCTACGCACCAACCGGCGAGAGCCAGATGGCGGGAGGGGCCGCCCTTGGCCGGATCTTCACCCGAAGCGAAGGCCGCGACATCGACGTCAGTACCGGGACGAAGGACAGCCAGTACTACGGAGCGGTCCTGTCCTGGGGCCGACCGGACTGGGACGCGGTGCAGGCTTTAACAAGGATTCAGCAGCCCACGCTGATCCTGCAGGGCGACAACGATGTGATGATCCCCACTGCCGCAAGCCACCTGATGGCAGGCCTCATTCCTGGTGCTCGAATCCGGATCTTCCCCAACGCCTCCCACGGGTCAATCTTCCAGTACGCGCCAGAAGCGGCCGCAGAAACCCTCTCGTTCCTCGCATCCTGA
- a CDS encoding alpha/beta fold hydrolase has translation MHNPSPQPDHKDLPASTSRRTRRRWIGAVASVAAALVVGTVTTAASAPNADSKTESWVTNGPKVPADFSNTFKSTFVEANGIRQHAVVGGEGPAVLLIHGWPEDSYAWRSVMQPLAENHTVIAVDQRGIGLTEKPADGYDTATLADDLAALMTELGHEKFSVIGHDTGYFIGYALAADHRDRVERFAGVEVPGPPGITPDGPPLFLDEAGNNRLWHIPFNRVDDELIVNMVASNADAFYRYEYQIQGGGYTPPEHAIKYYVKQYNHDKDTLRASFELYREWDTLTAQNAERAKTPLTIPVIGIGGADSWGTYPADGIRAAAPQVQTAVIPGAGHWVAEQAPEELVKVLRPFLASTGSAG, from the coding sequence ATGCACAACCCCTCACCCCAGCCGGATCACAAGGATCTGCCCGCATCCACGTCACGACGCACACGGCGCAGATGGATCGGTGCCGTCGCATCGGTTGCTGCCGCGCTTGTGGTCGGCACGGTCACCACCGCCGCCTCGGCGCCGAATGCTGATTCCAAAACCGAAAGCTGGGTGACCAACGGGCCGAAGGTACCCGCGGACTTCAGCAACACCTTCAAGAGCACCTTCGTCGAGGCCAATGGCATCCGTCAGCACGCGGTCGTCGGCGGCGAGGGTCCGGCGGTGCTGCTGATCCACGGCTGGCCAGAGGATTCCTATGCCTGGCGCTCCGTCATGCAGCCCCTCGCTGAGAACCACACCGTCATCGCCGTCGACCAGCGCGGAATAGGGCTGACCGAAAAGCCCGCGGACGGCTACGACACGGCCACGCTGGCCGATGACCTCGCCGCGCTGATGACCGAGCTCGGCCATGAGAAGTTCTCCGTGATCGGTCACGACACCGGGTACTTTATCGGCTACGCACTGGCCGCAGACCACCGCGACCGGGTTGAGCGCTTTGCCGGAGTCGAAGTCCCCGGCCCGCCCGGCATCACCCCGGACGGCCCGCCACTGTTCCTGGACGAGGCAGGCAACAACCGGCTGTGGCACATCCCCTTCAACCGGGTCGATGATGAGCTGATCGTCAACATGGTCGCGAGCAACGCGGACGCGTTCTACCGCTACGAGTACCAGATCCAAGGCGGCGGGTACACACCACCGGAGCATGCGATCAAGTACTACGTCAAGCAGTACAACCATGACAAGGACACCCTGCGCGCCAGCTTCGAGCTCTACCGCGAGTGGGACACCCTGACGGCGCAGAACGCTGAACGTGCCAAAACCCCGCTCACCATCCCTGTGATCGGAATCGGTGGGGCCGATAGCTGGGGCACCTACCCTGCAGACGGCATCAGGGCCGCCGCCCCCCAGGTGCAGACCGCCGTCATCCCCGGAGCCGGTCACTGGGTCGCCGAACAGGCACCCGAGGAACTGGTCAAGGTGCTGCGTCCCTTCCTGGCCTCCACCGGGAGCGCCGGGTAG
- a CDS encoding VOC family protein codes for MDYKLELIILPVSDVERAKAFYDKLDWRLDVDIKGEDGFRAVHYTPTGSAASIIISNGLTDAAPGSTRGTYLVVDDVEAARADIAARGIEITEVFHEAEGGIPSVKTDGRTPGLAPERASYFSFAIFQDPDGNEFILQEITTRFPGRV; via the coding sequence ATGGATTACAAGCTCGAACTCATCATTCTGCCCGTCTCTGATGTGGAGCGCGCCAAGGCGTTCTACGACAAGCTTGACTGGCGGCTCGACGTCGACATTAAGGGTGAGGACGGCTTCCGCGCCGTGCACTACACCCCGACCGGATCCGCCGCGTCCATCATCATCAGCAACGGCCTCACCGACGCCGCCCCCGGCTCCACACGGGGCACCTACCTGGTCGTCGACGACGTCGAAGCGGCCCGCGCCGACATCGCCGCCCGCGGCATCGAGATCACCGAGGTCTTCCACGAGGCCGAGGGCGGCATCCCCAGCGTCAAGACCGACGGACGTACCCCGGGCCTTGCCCCCGAGCGCGCCAGCTACTTCTCCTTCGCGATCTTCCAAGACCCCGACGGCAACGAGTTCATCCTCCAGGAAATCACCACCCGGTTCCCCGGACGCGTCTAA
- a CDS encoding SgcJ/EcaC family oxidoreductase — translation MSTADKVLAIEVAAGRRRLYQLSRLRPSAKGDDRTMISLDSTGQLAVLTEALNGWADGIRRHQPERVASHFTPDALFQGFDKKHTIGRPGIVTYYDKQPVGVSPEFQVMEYRQLADDALIAYVDVDFIRPNGVVVPVHLTVVLQNVEGLWLISHYHVSKIDLATTA, via the coding sequence ATGTCGACGGCGGACAAAGTGCTGGCCATTGAGGTGGCTGCCGGGCGGCGCAGGCTTTACCAGCTGTCCCGACTTCGGCCAAGCGCGAAAGGAGATGACCGGACCATGATTTCCCTAGACAGTACAGGCCAGCTTGCCGTCCTGACCGAAGCCCTGAATGGGTGGGCAGACGGGATTCGCAGACATCAACCGGAACGAGTTGCCTCCCATTTCACTCCGGACGCACTATTTCAAGGCTTCGACAAGAAGCACACAATCGGCAGGCCCGGCATCGTCACGTACTACGACAAGCAGCCCGTGGGCGTCAGCCCGGAGTTTCAAGTCATGGAATACCGGCAGCTTGCGGACGATGCCCTCATCGCTTATGTCGATGTCGACTTCATTCGCCCTAATGGCGTCGTCGTTCCAGTACACCTAACGGTTGTCCTGCAGAACGTTGAAGGGCTGTGGTTGATAAGCCACTACCACGTTTCGAAAATCGACCTAGCAACTACCGCCTGA
- a CDS encoding SDR family NAD(P)-dependent oxidoreductase: MEARKVAVITGASQGIGAGLVSAFRGIGYSVVANSRSIRASEHSEVVTVAGDISDSAVAEEVIATALDRFGRIDTLVNNAGIFIAKPFTEYTREDYDNVLQVNLGGFFHVTQKAIGQMVEQGNGHVVNVTTTLVEYANSSLPSALASLTKGGLSSVTKSLAVEFGGRGVRVNAVSPGIIGTPMHPEETRETLASLHPVGRMGTVEDVTRGVLYLEQAPFVTGEFLHVDGGQSAGH; this comes from the coding sequence ATGGAAGCTCGTAAAGTCGCCGTCATCACCGGGGCCTCGCAGGGCATCGGAGCAGGACTGGTTTCTGCGTTCCGAGGCATTGGCTACTCAGTAGTCGCTAATTCACGCTCAATCAGAGCGTCTGAGCATTCTGAGGTCGTCACTGTCGCCGGTGACATTTCCGACTCAGCAGTGGCCGAGGAGGTAATCGCCACGGCCCTTGACAGGTTCGGCCGGATTGACACGCTCGTGAACAACGCTGGCATCTTCATCGCCAAGCCGTTCACAGAGTACACGCGGGAGGACTACGACAATGTTCTTCAGGTTAATCTTGGGGGCTTCTTTCACGTCACGCAGAAGGCAATCGGGCAGATGGTCGAGCAGGGGAACGGCCATGTGGTGAACGTAACCACCACGCTCGTTGAGTACGCAAACTCCAGCCTCCCATCGGCTCTAGCCTCGCTGACCAAGGGAGGACTTTCCTCGGTAACGAAATCCCTTGCCGTCGAATTCGGTGGCCGCGGAGTCCGAGTGAACGCTGTTTCCCCTGGAATCATTGGAACTCCCATGCACCCGGAAGAGACGCGTGAAACGCTCGCAAGCCTCCACCCTGTTGGACGCATGGGAACGGTTGAGGACGTCACCCGAGGGGTCCTCTACCTCGAGCAGGCGCCCTTCGTCACCGGCGAGTTCCTGCATGTCGACGGCGGACAAAGTGCTGGCCATTGA
- a CDS encoding TetR/AcrR family transcriptional regulator produces MGRKSDARQRILEAGAELFRQRAYSSIGVAEICAAAGVPKGSFYYFFASKQSLVLEVVNEHWNWQRSQWVRILAGSGTVVERLRALFFATAEMQREALKGNGAVTGCLFGNLALEISSQDDQARVRLQEIFHEQIDLVEAVLRAGMTGGEFTLADPRATAKSMVAQIEGLVLFAKLFNDPGQLDQLWQNSMNLLGRENFAAL; encoded by the coding sequence ATGGGACGTAAATCAGACGCTAGACAACGGATTCTCGAGGCGGGAGCCGAGCTATTCAGGCAACGGGCATACAGCTCTATCGGCGTCGCCGAAATCTGCGCGGCGGCCGGTGTGCCGAAAGGAAGCTTCTACTATTTCTTTGCATCGAAGCAGAGCCTCGTGCTGGAAGTCGTCAATGAACACTGGAACTGGCAGCGCAGCCAGTGGGTCCGCATCCTGGCCGGGTCAGGAACGGTTGTTGAACGGCTGCGTGCTCTCTTCTTCGCCACCGCTGAGATGCAGAGAGAGGCGCTAAAAGGAAACGGAGCTGTGACGGGCTGCCTCTTCGGCAACCTTGCACTGGAAATCAGCTCCCAGGACGATCAGGCCCGCGTCCGGCTCCAAGAGATCTTCCACGAGCAAATAGACCTCGTGGAAGCCGTGCTTCGGGCAGGCATGACCGGCGGGGAGTTTACGTTGGCAGACCCCCGGGCGACAGCAAAATCCATGGTTGCGCAGATTGAGGGCCTGGTGCTTTTTGCCAAGCTGTTCAATGATCCGGGGCAGCTGGATCAACTGTGGCAGAACAGCATGAACCTGCTCGGCAGGGAAAATTTCGCGGCACTTTAG
- a CDS encoding MBL fold metallo-hydrolase, which yields MGTRRDCAATVLGGPTTLIDVGGLRILADPTFDEAGPHGYLVKTAEPAASETDLGSVDLVLISHDAHPDNLDVRGRAFALTVPLILSGALSAQRLGPPVVGLSPWSSYTLPRGDGHGGLTIMAVPAVHGPEDGERDGDGHINCETSGFVLSGQGLPTIYISGDNASIRTVAEISRVINGIDVAILFAGAARVPAKFDGRPLSLDSKGAAAAAAVLGAKIVVPAHYDGWAHFSEGLADIELAFYEAGLSSLLHVAEHGNWVQLHR from the coding sequence ATGGGCACGAGGCGGGACTGTGCAGCAACAGTTCTCGGTGGCCCGACAACACTCATCGACGTCGGAGGCCTGCGCATCCTCGCCGACCCAACATTCGACGAAGCCGGTCCCCATGGGTACCTCGTCAAAACTGCGGAACCTGCCGCAAGTGAGACCGACCTAGGGTCCGTTGACCTCGTACTGATCAGTCACGATGCGCATCCCGACAATCTTGACGTACGAGGCCGGGCTTTCGCCCTGACGGTACCCCTCATTCTGTCCGGCGCCCTGAGTGCACAGAGGCTTGGGCCCCCAGTGGTCGGCCTTTCGCCCTGGTCCAGCTACACCCTTCCTCGCGGGGATGGGCACGGCGGGCTGACCATCATGGCAGTCCCTGCCGTCCACGGACCTGAAGACGGTGAGCGTGATGGCGACGGGCACATCAATTGTGAAACCAGCGGGTTTGTGCTGTCAGGTCAGGGACTACCCACCATCTACATAAGCGGCGACAACGCTTCAATACGGACCGTTGCCGAAATTTCACGCGTTATCAATGGTATTGATGTCGCCATACTGTTTGCAGGAGCCGCTCGTGTTCCTGCCAAGTTCGACGGCCGGCCCCTATCCCTGGACAGTAAAGGGGCAGCCGCTGCGGCAGCCGTTCTCGGCGCGAAAATCGTGGTCCCTGCTCACTATGACGGGTGGGCACATTTCTCTGAAGGTCTTGCTGACATTGAACTCGCCTTTTATGAGGCAGGGCTCTCTTCATTACTGCATGTTGCCGAACACGGGAATTGGGTACAGCTTCACCGCTGA
- a CDS encoding nitronate monooxygenase — protein MNASSPKSRFNPGALALPVFQAPMAGGPSTPSLAAAVSSQGGLGFLAAGYKSAGTMRTEIEAVRQLTDSPVGVNLFVPQPSAADVEALQKYAASLTPYAERFGVALGEPKHDDDDWENKLDVLLELAPAVVSFTFDLPPAGIVSDLQQKGVYVLSTVTSHGEAVQALGAGVDALCVQGPEAGGHRGTFDPVAPAPTRPLLELLEEVSDLGTTVIAAGGIVTGDQARAALSRGAMAVQAGTAFLCADEAGTRPVHRKALSSQHFNTTAVTKAFSGRYARGLYNEFMRQYDSTAPFGYPEIHHLTSPLRAAAAASESPEWINLWAGTGFRQVINGPVSSILARLQP, from the coding sequence ATGAACGCTTCATCACCGAAGTCCCGGTTCAATCCCGGCGCCCTAGCGCTGCCCGTGTTTCAAGCCCCCATGGCGGGGGGTCCGTCGACACCCTCCCTGGCAGCAGCCGTAAGCTCTCAAGGAGGGCTGGGTTTTTTGGCTGCCGGTTATAAAAGTGCTGGAACGATGCGGACTGAGATCGAGGCGGTCCGCCAGCTCACGGATTCTCCCGTGGGTGTGAACCTCTTCGTACCGCAACCTTCGGCCGCCGACGTGGAAGCCCTGCAGAAGTACGCAGCCTCTCTTACCCCGTATGCGGAGCGATTCGGGGTCGCACTCGGAGAACCCAAGCACGACGATGACGACTGGGAAAACAAGCTTGATGTGCTGCTGGAACTGGCGCCGGCAGTCGTTTCCTTCACCTTCGACCTACCGCCCGCGGGCATCGTCTCGGACCTGCAGCAAAAAGGGGTGTACGTGCTCAGCACAGTCACTTCCCACGGGGAGGCTGTTCAGGCGCTTGGTGCAGGCGTGGATGCACTCTGTGTGCAGGGTCCGGAGGCTGGAGGGCACCGTGGAACATTCGACCCGGTTGCTCCGGCCCCGACGCGCCCGCTGCTTGAGCTGCTGGAAGAGGTTTCCGATCTGGGTACTACGGTCATCGCGGCGGGAGGCATCGTCACCGGCGACCAAGCCCGGGCCGCTCTTTCACGTGGCGCCATGGCCGTTCAGGCTGGAACCGCATTCCTCTGCGCCGACGAAGCAGGCACCAGGCCTGTCCATCGCAAAGCACTGAGTTCCCAACATTTCAACACGACCGCTGTCACTAAAGCATTCTCGGGACGGTACGCCCGAGGCCTCTACAACGAATTCATGCGGCAGTATGACAGCACTGCCCCCTTCGGTTACCCCGAGATTCACCACCTGACCAGTCCCCTCCGTGCCGCTGCTGCAGCGAGCGAAAGCCCCGAGTGGATCAACCTATGGGCAGGAACCGGCTTCAGGCAGGTAATCAACGGACCTGTCAGCTCTATCCTGGCGCGGCTCCAGCCCTGA
- a CDS encoding type 1 glutamine amidotransferase domain-containing protein → MKKVLMVLTGATTWELKDGTQHPTGFWAEEFTVPDHIFRTEGFDVTIATPGGVVPVADELSLAPEMNGGDLQKIAEYRSYLDGAQGNLAGAVALESINPADYDIVFVPGGHGPMQDLAVNADIARIYEATLDDPTKVVASLCHGPASFLPATRDGKWLFNGRRVTAFLDEEESQAGFADKAPWLLETRLREGGAIFESGPVWGSFVVVDGNLVTGQNPASAEEAAKAVIQLANA, encoded by the coding sequence ATGAAAAAGGTTTTGATGGTCCTCACAGGAGCCACTACGTGGGAGCTGAAGGATGGAACGCAGCACCCCACGGGGTTCTGGGCCGAAGAGTTTACGGTGCCCGACCACATCTTCCGCACGGAAGGATTCGATGTCACCATTGCCACGCCCGGCGGCGTCGTTCCCGTGGCCGACGAGCTTAGCTTGGCGCCGGAAATGAATGGCGGCGACCTCCAGAAGATCGCCGAATACCGGAGCTATCTGGACGGGGCACAAGGCAACCTTGCAGGCGCCGTCGCCCTGGAAAGCATCAATCCGGCCGACTATGACATCGTGTTCGTACCTGGCGGTCACGGCCCCATGCAGGATCTTGCCGTCAACGCCGACATCGCACGCATCTACGAAGCAACACTGGATGACCCGACAAAGGTGGTCGCCTCCCTCTGCCACGGACCTGCCAGCTTCCTCCCCGCTACCCGCGACGGGAAGTGGCTGTTCAACGGCCGCCGGGTGACCGCGTTCCTTGACGAGGAGGAGTCGCAGGCCGGCTTCGCCGACAAGGCACCCTGGCTCCTGGAGACCCGGCTGCGTGAGGGCGGCGCCATCTTCGAATCCGGTCCGGTATGGGGCTCTTTCGTCGTTGTCGACGGAAACCTGGTGACGGGCCAGAACCCCGCCTCGGCCGAAGAAGCAGCCAAGGCCGTCATCCAACTGGCTAACGCCTGA
- a CDS encoding TetR/AcrR family transcriptional regulator has translation MNTKERIVKEALGLFHANGYSATGVLDITRAAGVPKGSFYHFFSSKEDLALEAVETYRKITRVELLDGAGGSALRRIRQHLQHLVSMAEVADFTRGCLLGNFSTEMPSQSTRVSAAVESALQSWTGHLAQAIAEAQNAGEIENKADAAGLASFVISGLEGSLARAKVSGSREPLNVFFETVFRDILN, from the coding sequence ATGAACACCAAAGAACGCATCGTCAAGGAAGCATTGGGGCTGTTCCATGCCAATGGATACAGTGCCACAGGCGTCCTGGACATCACGCGGGCTGCGGGCGTCCCCAAGGGCTCCTTCTACCACTTCTTCAGCAGCAAGGAAGACCTCGCCCTTGAGGCGGTCGAAACGTACCGGAAGATCACACGCGTCGAACTCCTTGACGGTGCTGGCGGATCCGCCCTTCGGCGCATCCGCCAGCACCTCCAGCATCTGGTCAGCATGGCAGAAGTCGCTGACTTCACCCGCGGCTGCCTGTTGGGCAACTTCTCAACCGAAATGCCCTCCCAGAGCACCCGGGTCTCGGCGGCCGTCGAAAGCGCCCTGCAGTCCTGGACCGGACATCTCGCCCAGGCAATCGCAGAAGCACAGAACGCCGGCGAGATCGAGAACAAGGCGGACGCGGCAGGCCTGGCATCCTTTGTCATTTCCGGCTTGGAAGGCTCTTTGGCCAGGGCGAAGGTGTCCGGATCCCGGGAACCGCTCAACGTGTTTTTCGAGACAGTCTTCCGGGACATACTCAACTAA
- a CDS encoding MFS transporter: MSLPGQVQGIATGAATTAFTAALVELAPANRKKLATILGSVGVTSGLAVGALLAGLAIEYIPQPNSLVFVILGVITLFGGVIVAASPESGNRRAGALRSLVPRVIVPPAARPEFMAAAPGIAAIWMLAGLSLGLAPTLVRNVFQLDSGLLNGITSFIGPATSAAVGLAFIRVGPRKGTIIGITTGIIGTAGILAGVLADSIILMMAGQFVGGIGFGATFAGALRLIIPLTAPEQRSASVAAIYVVAYLAFSVPVVLVGLLAAPLGLLNVVIAYTAVTAVLGLISLYKQLVMRGKDGQ, translated from the coding sequence TTGTCGCTGCCCGGGCAAGTTCAGGGGATCGCAACCGGCGCCGCCACCACCGCGTTCACCGCTGCCCTTGTCGAGCTCGCGCCTGCCAACAGGAAGAAGCTGGCAACGATCCTGGGCAGTGTGGGAGTAACCAGCGGCCTGGCAGTTGGCGCCCTGCTCGCCGGGCTGGCCATCGAATATATCCCCCAACCAAACAGCCTGGTATTCGTCATCCTGGGCGTCATCACGCTCTTTGGCGGCGTGATAGTTGCCGCCTCACCTGAGAGCGGGAACCGCCGAGCAGGAGCACTGCGCTCCCTCGTGCCCCGCGTTATTGTTCCGCCCGCGGCGCGGCCGGAATTCATGGCCGCGGCCCCAGGCATTGCGGCGATATGGATGCTCGCAGGGCTGTCCCTGGGTCTGGCCCCCACCCTTGTGCGAAACGTCTTCCAGCTCGACAGCGGTCTCCTGAATGGGATCACCAGCTTCATCGGGCCAGCCACGTCGGCCGCCGTCGGCCTTGCCTTCATCCGCGTGGGCCCCCGAAAGGGAACCATCATTGGAATCACCACCGGCATCATCGGTACCGCCGGCATCTTGGCCGGCGTCCTCGCGGACAGCATCATCCTCATGATGGCAGGACAGTTCGTCGGCGGCATCGGATTTGGAGCAACATTCGCCGGGGCACTGCGACTCATCATCCCGCTGACCGCTCCAGAACAGAGGAGCGCCAGCGTTGCAGCCATCTATGTTGTCGCCTATCTCGCCTTCAGCGTCCCCGTGGTGCTGGTCGGCCTGCTCGCCGCACCCCTGGGTCTGCTCAATGTTGTTATCGCCTATACGGCAGTAACTGCTGTTCTGGGACTCATCAGCCTGTACAAGCAGTTAGTCATGCGCGGCAAGGACGGGCAATAG
- a CDS encoding NAD(P)/FAD-dependent oxidoreductase, whose amino-acid sequence MITPGLSAEYDLIVLGGGAVGENIADRAVQGGLTAVIVENELVGGECSYWACMPSKALLRSSQALRAARQVPGAAQAVTGELDVDAVLARRDAFASNWSDTGQVRWLDSAGIGLVRGHGRLSGEKEVTVTAKDGSTTVLTARHAVSIATGSDAFLPDIDGLVEAQPWTSREATSIKAIPESLAIIGGGVVAAEMATVFASFGTTVTLISRSGLLSGMEPFAGDLVANSLREQGVTILTDTKTTRVQRNENGVLLETGDGTTITSQEVLVATGRTPRTTDIGLDSVGLTPGAWIETDDTLQVPGFDWLYAAGDVTNRALLTHQGKYQARAAGDVIAARAAGAEVSDAPWGTHVATADHQAVPQVTFTDPEVASVGLTADAARKAGYRIRVVDYQLGWVAGASVRADGYAGAARMIVDEERKVVLGMTFAGPDVSELLQAATIAVVAEIPLDRLWHAVPAYPTVSEIWLRLLETYGRPSA is encoded by the coding sequence ATGATTACGCCTGGCCTCTCCGCGGAATACGATCTGATCGTGCTGGGCGGCGGCGCAGTCGGCGAGAACATCGCCGATCGTGCCGTGCAGGGCGGGCTGACAGCTGTCATCGTCGAAAACGAACTAGTTGGAGGAGAATGCTCCTACTGGGCCTGCATGCCGTCGAAGGCGCTGCTGCGTTCCTCCCAGGCTTTACGGGCGGCCCGTCAAGTACCCGGCGCCGCCCAGGCGGTCACGGGTGAACTCGATGTGGATGCCGTGCTGGCCAGGCGGGATGCGTTCGCCAGCAACTGGTCAGATACCGGCCAGGTCCGGTGGCTCGACAGCGCAGGTATTGGCCTCGTCCGGGGCCACGGCCGGCTAAGCGGTGAAAAGGAAGTTACCGTCACAGCCAAAGACGGTTCCACCACCGTGCTCACCGCCCGACATGCCGTCTCAATAGCCACAGGGTCAGATGCGTTCCTTCCTGACATCGACGGGCTTGTCGAGGCCCAACCCTGGACAAGCCGTGAGGCAACGAGCATCAAGGCCATTCCTGAGAGCCTCGCGATCATCGGCGGTGGTGTAGTCGCTGCAGAGATGGCAACCGTTTTTGCTTCCTTCGGCACAACAGTCACCCTGATCTCCCGCAGCGGACTGCTTTCGGGTATGGAACCGTTCGCCGGTGACCTCGTCGCAAACTCCCTCCGGGAGCAGGGCGTCACGATACTCACCGACACCAAAACGACCAGAGTGCAGCGCAATGAAAACGGCGTCCTCCTCGAAACCGGGGACGGCACAACAATCACTTCCCAGGAAGTGCTCGTCGCCACCGGCCGCACACCCCGCACCACGGACATTGGCCTGGACTCCGTCGGTCTCACGCCCGGAGCCTGGATCGAAACCGATGACACCTTGCAGGTGCCAGGCTTCGACTGGCTCTACGCCGCAGGTGATGTGACCAACCGGGCCCTGCTCACCCACCAGGGCAAGTACCAGGCACGGGCGGCCGGTGACGTAATCGCCGCCCGGGCCGCCGGGGCCGAAGTGTCCGATGCTCCCTGGGGAACCCACGTCGCCACCGCCGACCACCAGGCTGTCCCCCAGGTCACCTTCACCGATCCGGAGGTTGCATCAGTAGGCCTTACAGCCGATGCGGCGCGCAAGGCTGGATACCGCATCCGGGTTGTCGACTACCAGCTCGGTTGGGTCGCCGGCGCCAGCGTGCGCGCCGATGGGTATGCAGGTGCCGCGCGGATGATTGTCGACGAAGAGCGCAAGGTGGTGCTGGGCATGACCTTTGCCGGCCCGGATGTTAGTGAACTGCTCCAGGCTGCCACGATCGCAGTCGTCGCGGAAATCCCGCTGGACCGCTTGTGGCATGCGGTACCTGCCTACCCCACCGTCAGCGAGATCTGGCTGCGCCTGCTCGAAACATACGGGCGTCCCTCCGCTTAG
- a CDS encoding DUF3040 domain-containing protein: protein MALSEQERNMLEQLEKQFKKDDPEFADAMEAGPARKYSGSRTIIGVLTTLSGISVLLFGASLSDPITGIIVGTLGFAVLIAGGYLATMRSDRTESKFLPRASDPTVKGDETAPEKDRRSLKGSLGEAALWTLFWWV from the coding sequence ATGGCCCTCTCGGAACAAGAACGGAACATGCTGGAGCAACTCGAGAAGCAGTTCAAGAAGGACGATCCCGAATTCGCGGATGCCATGGAAGCAGGACCCGCCCGGAAGTACTCCGGATCACGGACCATTATCGGCGTTCTTACCACGCTGTCCGGCATCTCCGTCCTGCTGTTCGGCGCCTCCCTCAGTGATCCCATCACTGGCATCATCGTCGGCACCCTGGGCTTCGCTGTCCTGATAGCCGGCGGGTACCTCGCCACAATGCGCAGCGACCGAACCGAAAGCAAATTCCTGCCCCGTGCCTCCGACCCCACGGTAAAGGGTGACGAGACAGCTCCGGAAAAGGACCGTCGGTCCCTAAAAGGCAGTCTCGGCGAGGCAGCATTATGGACCCTTTTCTGGTGGGTATAG